Proteins encoded within one genomic window of Synechococcus sp. PCC 7335:
- a CDS encoding tetratricopeptide repeat protein, with product MIKRIQPHFPTAASKVLRCVVRSCAIGLCVILLSITAIAPVLAEDSANTIARPVLPKSATNSYTVSLDWEKVGELREAAFAATQAGEFDLAEEKWSELIEQLPEAAPLWSNRGNVRVRRNDLAGAIADYNQAITLAPTEPDPYLNRGALREAMGEWEAAIADYNQVLQIDPDDPAAYNNRGNAEAGLGEWDLAIADYQAAITLQPSFSLAYGNYALALYETGDVQKSLQIMKSLVRKYPSFVDMRAALTAALWETGQRGEAESNWVAVVGLDTRYKDLKWVKDVRRWPPKMVTALEHFLTL from the coding sequence ATGATAAAGAGAATACAGCCCCACTTCCCTACAGCAGCTTCAAAGGTTCTGCGCTGTGTTGTTAGGTCCTGTGCTATCGGACTCTGTGTAATCTTACTTTCTATAACGGCTATTGCGCCTGTTTTAGCAGAGGATAGTGCGAACACGATCGCTAGACCAGTTCTACCAAAGTCGGCAACGAATTCATATACAGTGAGCTTAGACTGGGAAAAGGTTGGTGAGCTAAGAGAAGCAGCCTTTGCAGCGACGCAGGCTGGAGAGTTTGACCTAGCAGAAGAGAAGTGGTCTGAGCTGATAGAGCAGTTACCTGAAGCTGCGCCCTTATGGAGTAATCGCGGCAATGTGCGAGTACGCCGCAACGATTTAGCAGGGGCGATCGCCGATTACAACCAAGCGATCACGCTAGCCCCTACTGAGCCAGACCCTTATCTGAACCGAGGGGCACTGCGAGAAGCTATGGGGGAATGGGAAGCGGCAATCGCTGACTACAATCAGGTTTTGCAAATTGATCCTGACGATCCCGCTGCTTACAACAATCGAGGGAACGCAGAAGCTGGCTTAGGGGAATGGGATCTGGCGATCGCAGACTACCAAGCAGCGATTACTTTGCAGCCTAGCTTTTCTTTGGCCTATGGCAACTACGCCCTAGCGCTCTATGAAACAGGTGATGTTCAGAAATCTTTACAGATTATGAAAAGCCTGGTGCGTAAGTATCCTAGCTTTGTCGATATGCGCGCCGCACTGACAGCCGCTCTATGGGAAACCGGACAGCGCGGTGAAGCAGAAAGCAACTGGGTGGCTGTCGTGGGACTAGACACCCGCTATAAAGATCTCAAGTGGGTCAAAGATGTCAGGCGGTGGCCACCTAAAATGGTGACTGCTTTAGAGCATTTTCTGACGCTCTAA